In Anticarsia gemmatalis isolate Benzon Research Colony breed Stoneville strain chromosome 4, ilAntGemm2 primary, whole genome shotgun sequence, one DNA window encodes the following:
- the LOC142987856 gene encoding uncharacterized protein LOC142987856 — MCVRDSIVRGMHLVRLSSLKKTEGITSFVKNASFSRGWLHLLVQSFFAVITVASFILIVLMALPKLPEVQPIPGRESRCQLKNCLVYCEGVPYFGRYEEDIVYSVSQLPDICTGFVLVLHKPMFINNTLPTTWLPRLSMPLHELGIIGGNLMDFPPTAFLSQHAASIRRLVLYNIVIRTLTTDSLVGLSSLKQIYIKACPIVNIHANIFRSVHDTLQSLTIIQSERWDPANVTGTTNLVHLATVDFSNNDFHDILGSNSFTGLENCKTLYLNSCKISAIGVGAFDRLLRIEILFLNDNYLVTLPDGLFTNILSLTKPKPRINLQDNLWYCNCLATDLRLLVAQDMLLLDPICKSPEQYEGKTLIDFESNCSAQANHSTEIDSHDEGNSQQAKEYDDISGFVYVNNGCYNGTKNSTNSSLAMQSPVYGHPCLSEPIYKGDINRFLTQTVSDQIAAHNGWIKFTFFLKTGTYSMVQIGALEANNYGLLWYQSTCPNEVYCVNTVPTALRVYNIDTSAHYVFCPVQLTSGRIASEKCVFYNLATIDPSDLESKVHVLLFMSTGGICLVLGAICVYALVRKFPSLLKGSKRILFVKHKSVDALVLPPKVPIRNDLVNEDTPNLNEKKIFIVPSNSFGANKFNSTRSSKSNAPSYISALHPTEDELAEWRIRNLNNDLTSDLSTYSWLCSTDPFQYTEIVDNDKTYESLK; from the exons ATGTGTGTTCGTGATTCTATCGTGAGAGGAATGCATTTGGTACGGTTGTCGTCTTTGAAGAAAACTGAAGGGATCACCTCTTTTGTCAA aaatgcCTCATTCAGCAGGGGCTGGCTTCATCTCCTCGTCCAAAGCTTCTTCGCAGTGATCACGGTGGCCAGTTTCATACTAATCGTGTTGATGGCGTTACCAAAGTTGCCTGAGGTCCAGCCAATACCTGGCCGAGAATCCCGCTGCCAATTGAAGAACTGCTTGGTCTATTGCGAAGGTGTACCTTACTTTGGCAGATATGAAGAAGACATAGTTTATTCTGTTTcg caACTGCCCGACATCTGCACTGGATTTGTTCTGGTGCTACACAAGCcaatgtttataaacaatacattacCAACCACTTGGTTACCAAGGCTGTCAATGCCACTCCACGAGCTCGGCATTATTGGCGGGAACTTGATGGACTTCCCGCCAACTGCCTTCCTTAGCCAACACGCTGCGAGCATCCGGAGACTAGTACTCTACAACATAGTTATAAGGACCCTGACCACAGACAGCCTCGTCGGCCTCTCCAGCCTCAAACAAATATACATCAAAGCGTGTCCCATTGTTAACATTCACGCAAACATATTCAGATCGGTGCACGACACACTTCAAAGTCTCACAATAATACAAAGCGAGAGATGGGATCCAGCAAACGTCACAGGAACAACGAATCTAGTACACCTAGCAACAGTAGATTTTTCAAACAACGACTTCCATGATATTCTTGGTAGTAACAGTTTTACTGGACTAGAAAACTGTAAAACTTTGTACTTAAACTCTTGTAAAATATCTGCTATTGGTGTCGGAGCTTTTGATCGTTTACTCAGAATTGAAATTCTATTCCTCAATGACAATTATCTGGTGACACTACCAGATGGATTGTTCACTAATATTCTATCACTTACTAAACCAAAGCCTAGAATTAATTTGCAAGATAATTTGTGGTACTGTAATTGTTTAGCAACAGATCTCAGGCTACTAGTTGCCCAAGACATGTTACTTCTTGATCCTATCTGTAAATCACCTGAACAATACGAAGGTAAAACTCTTATTGATTTTGAGTCGAACTGTTCCGCGCAAGCTAATCATAGCACAGAAATAGACAGTCACGATGAAGGAAATTCGCAACAAGCGAAGGAATATGATGATATTTCTGGTTTTGTTTATGTAAACAACGGTTGCTATAATGGTACCAAAAATTCCACGAATAGTTCTTTAGCAATGCAGTCTCCAGTTTACGGCCATCCGTGTTTGTCTGAACCAATCTACAAGGGAGATATCAACAGGTTTCTTACCCAAACTGTGAGTGATCAAATAGCAGCCCACAATGGTTGGATTAAGTTTACATTCTTCTTAAAAACAGGCACGTATTCTATGGTTCAAATAGGCGCTCTAGAAGCTAACAACTACGGTCTGTTGTGGTATCAGTCTACTTGTCCTAACGAAGTGTATTGTGTAAATACCGTCCCAACTGCATTAAGAGTCTACAATATTGACACGAGCGCTCACTACGTATTTTGTCCCGTACAGCTGACGTCAGGCAGAATAGCCTCGGAGAAATGCGTCTTTTATAACCTAGCAACGATAGATCCCTCAGATCTTGAAAGCAAAGTTCATGTATTGTTATTCATGAGCACGGGTGGCATATGTCTAGTATTAGGTGCGATTTGCGTCTACGCGCTAGTACGTAAATTCCCAAGCCTGTTGAAAGGCAGTAAAAGGATCTTATTCGTAAAACATAAATCCGTAGATGCTCTGGTTTTACCACCAAAAGTTCCTATTAGAAACGATTTGGTGAACGAAGATACGCCAAATttgaatgaaaagaaaattttcatTGTTCCTTCAAACTCGTTTGGGGCGAACAAGTTTAATTCTACAAGGAGTAGTAAAAGTAATGCGCCCAGTTATATTTCAGCTTTGCATCCGACCGAGGACGAACTCGCTGAGTGGCGTATCAGGAATCTGAACAATGACCTGACGTCCGATCTATCAACCTATTCGTGGCTTTGTAGTACTGACCCTTTTCAATACACGGAAATAGTTGACAACGACAAGACATACGAGAGCTTAAAATAG